The Atlantibacter hermannii genomic interval CACAGTACCGATGGACTGGCGACCTTCAGCCTGTTGCGCGTTAATAGAGGTTGCAGCAAAAGCGCCAAAGGAGAGCATTGAAAGCAGACTTAATGTTGCTACGGTTGATTTGATTTTCATGATCGTTACCTCGTCGTATTCTTTTAATCTTTATCTTTGGGGTCTTATTTCGTGACCCTCATCACAAAATCAAGTATACACTAATAACGCGATTAATTAATACCACGCTAATTATTTACAATGAATGTTTGTTTTTACAAACACATTTTTTATTCCATTGCGTTATAAAAAGTTAACCTTTAGTGCTGTTTAAATTTAAAAATGAAGCTAAATCATGAGGATAGTCAAAATTGACTTTTTGTGCGGTTTAGCGAGGCTGTAAATAGGGCGTAATAAAGGTGGTAGAGGCGAAATGACTGGCGGGAAGTAAAAAGGCAGTGTTTAGTTACAGACCGCCGCGTATGCGGCGGTGGAAGATAAACCTTAAAGTTCCTGTTCGAACAGAACCAGGATAGCTTCGTAGAGCTCTTTTACTGAGAAATCTTTCGCCGGCGTGGTGAAGATGGTGTCATCACCCGCGATAGTGCCGAGGATACCTTCCGCCTTACCCAGGGAATCAAGCAGACGCGCGATGAGCTGTGCTGCGCCAGGACTGGTGTGGATAACCACCACGGCGTTATTGTAATCAATATCCAGCACTAAATTTTTCAGCGGGCTTGATGTCGTCGGCACGCCGAGTTCCGCTGGCAGGCAATACACCATTTCCATCTTGGCATTGCGCGTCCGCACTGCGCCGAACTTGGTCAGCATGCGGGACACTTTGGACTGGTTAATGTTTTCATAACCCTGTTCCTGCAAGGCCTGAACGATCTCACCCTGAGAGCTGAATTTCTCTTCTTTGAGTAATGCCTTGAAAGCTTTGATTAATTCTTCTTGTTTTGCCGAGCTGCGCATAAGTTACCTACAATCTGGCGAAAGAAACAACATTATTATGCATTTAAATGAATTTTTATGCAAACGTTCTGCCAAAAATGAGGCTGAAATAATGTTATGAAAGCGGCGGATTTTATCAAAATTTGTTATTGGTGAACATGCCTGCGTCACGACTCGAAAATAAGGCATAAAGTAAATCAAATGTTATGAAATTGATGTTGTTTTGATGATTGAAGAGGGTGTAATGTAACCGCCTGTTGATATGTTGCTCCGGTAGTGACCTGCGTCCTGGACGCTGTTTTTCCTGATTTGCGTGAGGTATGAATGCGAAAGAGCGAGCATGACCTCTCAATCTGAAGGTGAAAAGATTGTAATGACTTCCGCCCTGGATAATTATGGTCGCCATCAAAGGAGTAACGGCACTTTAATTGCAAATCATAATAAGGAGTTTAGGATGAAAGTTGCAGTCCTCGGCGCGGCAGGCGGTATCGGCCAGGCGCTAGCCCTTCTACTCAAGACCCAACTGCCTTCAGGTTCAGAACTCTCTCTTTACGACATCGCTCCGGTCACCCCGGGAGTAGCGGTCGATTTAAGCCACATCCCTACCGCTGTGAAGATCAAGGGTTTCTCCGGTGAAGACGCTACCCCGGCGCTGGAAGGCGCGGACGTGGTACTGATTTCCGCAGGTGTGGCGCGTAAACCGGGTATGGATCGCTCTGACCTGTTCAACGTTAACGCAGGTATCGTGAAAAACCTGGTGCAGCAGATTGCCACCACCTGTCCGAAAGCCTGTATCGGCATCATTACTAACCCGGTTAACACCACCGTCGCTATCGCTGCGGAAGTGCTGAAAAAAGCGGGCGTTTACGACAAGAACAAACTGTTTGGCGTGACCACGCTGGACATCATCCGTTCCAACACCTTCGTTGCGGAACTGAAAGGCAAGCAGCCGACCGAGATTGAAGTTCCGGTTATCGGCGGCCACTCTGGCGTGACCATTCTGCCGCTGCTGTCCCAAATCCCGGGCGTGAGTTTCTCCGACCAGGAAGTGGCTGACCTGACCAAAACGCATCCAGAATGCGGGCACTGAAGTGGTAGAAGCCAAAGCGGGTGGCGGATCGGCGACCCTGTCTATGGGCCAGGCCGCTGCACGTTTCGGTCTGTCACTGGTTCGCGCAATGCAGGGCGAGCAAGGCGTAGTGGAATGCGCGTATGTGGAAGGCGACGGTGAACATGCCCGTTTCTTCTCCCAACCGCTGCTGCTGGGCAAAAACGGCATTGAAGAGCGTAAAAGCATCGGTACGCTCAGCGCGTTTGAACAGCAGGCGCTGGAAGGCATGCTGGATACCCTGAAAAAAGACATTACTCTCGGCGAAGAGTTCGTTAATAAGTAAGCGTCGCGGGAAAGATAATCAAAACCGGAACAGACGTTCCGGTTTTTTTTCGTCTGTTAATTGGTGAAAGGATATTCCTGAACGGTGACCTGCAACGTCAGTTTCTTATCATCGCGCATGACCACAACCGGGATGACGGAGCCCGGGCGAATTTCC includes:
- the argR gene encoding arginine repressor; translation: MRSSAKQEELIKAFKALLKEEKFSSQGEIVQALQEQGYENINQSKVSRMLTKFGAVRTRNAKMEMVYCLPAELGVPTTSSPLKNLVLDIDYNNAVVVIHTSPGAAQLIARLLDSLGKAEGILGTIAGDDTIFTTPAKDFSVKELYEAILVLFEQEL
- the mdh_1 gene encoding malate dehydrogenase, translated to MKVAVLGAAGGIGQALALLLKTQLPSGSELSLYDIAPVTPGVAVDLSHIPTAVKIKGFSGEDATPALEGADVVLISAGVARKPGMDRSDLFNVNAGIVKNLVQQIATTCPKACIGIITNPVNTTVAIAAEVLKKAGVYDKNKLFGVTTLDIIRSNTFVAELKGKQPTEIEVPVIGGHSGVTILPLLSQIPGVSFSDQEVADLTKTHPECGH
- the mdh_2 gene encoding malate dehydrogenase, which gives rise to MVEAKAGGGSATLSMGQAAARFGLSLVRAMQGEQGVVECAYVEGDGEHARFFSQPLLLGKNGIEERKSIGTLSAFEQQALEGMLDTLKKDITLGEEFVNK